A single window of Terriglobales bacterium DNA harbors:
- a CDS encoding response regulator transcription factor, whose translation MKPAPAKKPRIRIAVLESDPLRFVGFRTLFESEPDLEPIAASLSDLANQKDVELVLLGSRNGQNLFDVMAGLKAARPDLRIIVTGSGADDETILKAVAAGAKGYVEEGASPAEFIMAIRIVHQGSVWAPRRVLSMFIERVSSSPGRIFPAGRVTFTDREKEVLELLVAGRSNKEIGAALGIEERTVKAHVAKLMRKVGVQNRIALSVHAITHSLVTAK comes from the coding sequence ATGAAGCCGGCCCCTGCGAAGAAACCCCGTATCCGCATCGCTGTCCTGGAAAGCGACCCCCTGCGCTTTGTCGGGTTCCGCACGCTGTTCGAGTCGGAGCCGGACCTGGAGCCGATCGCCGCCTCGCTCTCCGACCTCGCCAACCAGAAAGACGTGGAGCTGGTGCTGCTCGGCAGCCGCAACGGCCAGAACCTGTTCGACGTGATGGCCGGCTTGAAGGCGGCGCGGCCTGACCTGCGCATCATCGTGACCGGCTCGGGCGCCGACGACGAGACCATCCTGAAAGCCGTGGCCGCGGGCGCCAAGGGCTACGTGGAGGAAGGCGCCAGCCCGGCGGAGTTCATCATGGCCATCCGCATCGTGCACCAGGGCTCGGTGTGGGCGCCGCGCCGCGTGCTCTCGATGTTCATCGAACGCGTGAGCTCGTCGCCGGGACGCATCTTCCCGGCGGGGCGCGTCACGTTCACCGACCGCGAGAAAGAAGTGCTCGAGCTGCTGGTCGCGGGGCGCTCCAACAAGGAGATCGGCGCCGCGCTGGGCATCGAGGAGCGCACGGTGAAGGCGCACGTCGCCAAGCTGATGCGCAAAGTGGGCGTCCAGAACCGCATCGCGCTCTCCGTCCACGCCATCACCCACTCGCTCGTCACGGCGAAGTAG